In the genome of Mytilus edulis chromosome 14, xbMytEdul2.2, whole genome shotgun sequence, the window atgtgtttcatatttgttttcttttattttttaaacattaattaggccgttagttttctcgtttgaattgttttacattgttgaaggccgtacggtgaactataattgataatttctttgtcttttggtctcttgtagagggctgtttcattggcaatcataacacatcttttttttatatagaaaacttaagaatgaGTAACATGAACCACACGtaaaactgggagtgatctcaggtcCCCAAAAAGGCTAAACTGCTACACATGTTAATTCGTAAGTCTCGTTCACTTAAAAATATGCTAAATCTTCAAATCGTATgcaatttatgttattttttttttatagttacagGCCTTTgtgaaataaaagtttaaataacactagaataaaaatcaatatgaaaGTGTGCTCATCTTAATCTGTACGTGTTCATTACCAAATTTACCTTTTCTTTCTCTGATTTCACAGCATCTTTCCATGTACCAACAATAACCACTGGTGGATGAAAATTATCTCTTATTCTCGTATTGTCCTCATATTCATTTTTCATCTCATCTATTTTACTATAACAATGTATGGAATCCATCCAAAATCGAAATAAATCTACAAAGTGATGGTAATTGCAGAATGATTTTACTAAGCGTATACTAAAGTGCTAGGATTTAGACGCATTTATATACCTagcaaaataaaattatgacTGCCAGTAGCACGTTTTAATAATTCAACAAGATTAAGACTTATCAGGTACACTCGAatcttaaaagttaaaaagtggATCCCGATATAATATGAATTTGAAGATCACTGAAGACCCGGACAAAATTTTCCGAAAGGTTTACTCATATACAGCTTTACCAATCTTGAAAAATACATTCTAAAACAGGTTTATTGTTTCTATTGGTTTTGTTACCATGGATGTAATTGTAGGTgattcatgtatatattttatttatatactcTATAAAACCCatccataaaaaaaagaaatccaaaaaaccgcattttttaaaattgaacttaaaaataaagttattaaaactAATTTAGAACATAAACCATAATTACTTACTGGAATATGTTAAAGATTATTAGCTTTTAAAGTTTCTTTGCAAATCAACAAACATTTTCTCATCACTTAAATACTAAAGACCTATGTGTCTTTATAGTGTATTACTGGGTTTGCGTAAAGAAAACACTTTCAATTCAAGCATTATGAACATCCCTTCCCTATTTAACAAATTTGCGGATGCAActattcaaataagaaaatgttCTATCTCTGTAATATTTGCTCATAAAATGAACGGTAGCGTGAATTTCTCGCTGTAATGATGACCCtatggtggccttcggctgttatccactctatggtcgggttgttgtctctttgacatattctccatttccattctcatctttttgttaaaatcataaaTTTCTTCAACCTAGAAAATGTGTTAATTGTGACCATTGATTTTAAGCACTATTTATTTCACGGTACTCTGAGCCTAGTTGATTATCTACACTTTGACTACTATAAAGAGGATTTTATCATTACCTTGTGCCTTTTTGTCGTCAGCCTCATTCAGTTTTGTAACAACGAGATAAATGGCGTCTGGAGACAAAAAGGTTTGATGCGTGTGATAAAATTCTTCATCACCTGCAAAATCCCATAATAATAATGTGGCATACTTCTCTTTATCATGTAGATCAATATCAGATTGTAGCATGGCTTCAATATCGCTATATGCTTGTTCTAACATAATGTTAGATTGCTGATTTTCAATGCCTACAGGATGACCAACATAATCTGTATTGTTTTCAGACTGCAGAGAGGCCGCTTCTGATTCCTTTGATTCCCTCATATTTAAGATAGTTTCTGGTGAGTTTTTCCTAGCATTAGTAGCTGTTGCTTCTACCGATTCTTTCATTGGTCGCTTACGCAGGTTAAAAAGTGTTTCCTCATACGGTTTTAACAGTCTTGCATGACGTTCAGTTTCTTCATTGTTGCctataattagaaattaaaactTCTACTGTTGGACAATGTATTCACCAactcataaaaaaattaaagcgCAAAGGACAGAGAATATTCTACCAAACACACACATATAATTAAAGATTAAGCAAATTGAAGCCCAGAAAAAAACAAGAAGATTCACGTCAGTTGCTTTGGAAGGTTATGATTTCCTGTTCTACAAGTGTTACCTTTTCCTTGCAAGTAAAAACCCGCTGATTTCAAAATAGTAGAAACGGAACAAAATTGAGGTTACGGTCATTCGTGACAAAGTTGTTCACTACCAGTCAACCATATTATTCGTTTTTTGTCCAATGTTTTctatcataaattaaaaaatactaGCCAAAATGGTATAATTAAGGTTATACATATGAATAAAAGCAATATTCTGAAAAAATAATCTTCCCGAAATTTTAATCTATGAAATTTCTGTTGACCCATGGACCTCTCACTTCATAGGGATGTTTTCACCCAATGAGTCAAATAATCTTATTATATATACCAGGATAAAGATAGTGTTGATTgctaaaacatgacaaaaaaacagGGTAataatagtttagtttaaacatatttatttatagtggattggaaaacaagtctggcaacttatattaatccctttctacGTTggtggtgcgagtgctgccttgtagcggccttagcctgctctttttagaaatctacaagagtgtctttaacgtgcaagagatacgactctctcttaacacgggtctccttccgacggactaatatcttttcctcaagaccatacttgcaaatggtTAATACTAAAATGTATACTGTTAGCGAAATGCACGCCACCAGCATCAATAAATTCAATTGAAACAAATTATGGTCCACATGATTTACAGAAACTTTATCAGAAATTCAATTTGGATAGACGGATTCAAAACTGTGCATGTGTAAAAAAACAAAGAGAAATTGTTGTGTCAAGATATAAGTACCCTACCGTCTAATTTATTCCATTCACCATCGTCATAATTTGCTTTACATCTTATTCTATGAATTTCGATCCCATTTGTACTGGTCAACTCCCTGTTGTGTATTTCTTCTCCAAACAATCGTTTAAGTAATGAAGTTTTCCCGGCTCCCTTCTTTCCGACAATGACTAATCGAATATCCCTCTTTTTTCAGACCCAGACTCCAGTAATTTGAGGTACAACGGAACAGATTTTTGGTCGGTCATCAATTTGATTTCAATCGGAACGTTGTCATCTAAGAATAATAGATATTAGTTCAGAGAAGAATGATAGCATACTAGCAATCAAAAATTGAAGACAAATGTTTATAAAGTAGAAAGTTGAAAATGAATCGAATGATATTTCTTACTTTGTaatgtttgtttttctgttttaatagatataagaatatgtggtatgagtgccaatgaaacaactctccatccaaggaGTGCCTACTGTATATTCTAAAGATAAATCATACATAATATTAGTGAATTAGTAAATTGAGCACAAATATTAATATGATAAACCAAACAAATCTCAATATTTCAAACCTTCAACTATTGTCATGTATTGCAACTGACCTGTTGTTGTCGGGTGTGAATCTTCATCCAGTGTTGGAATTACtgtctaaaacaaaacaaaattagtCCCATTGATATATCATAGATAAAGTGACAAATCTAATATTTAAGATGACAGTTGAATCCTCATAATTTAGAGCTAGCATTAGCTGTTTATCATGTTATTCAATTCTATTGGAGCAAACGAAAAACTTTacacatataaaatataaaattaagtaATGTATGACATTCAGAAACGCAAGGTAAAATGTGATAATGAATGTAACTAAAAATCCAAGTACTAACATACTGTCTCTTTGGCAGTGGGTAGAGTGTTTTCCATTAAAAAAAGTATGTATAAGAGTACAAATTATTGGCGTAAAATAACTCGTTCTTCTCATAAACTACAACCAGTTTGTAAAGGGCTAATAAAAAGAGGCCAAAACAATGTCTTGTCACGCTGcatgatataatatatttatgATAAGCAAGTATGTACTTGTAAATACTCCGTCACTGCAGGATACACTTGCTTCCTTGCTAAATCGTATGGTGTTTCACCCTGAAATAagacaaatcaaaatatttaaatttctgGCAAAATGCTGTTCAATATCAGTAAGATTATACTCATGACGGTAATCTgatgataaaacaaacaatattgaTATCAACAGGTAACAAATTAAAGTTCAAAGAAATAGTAATGACTCAAGGTTACCTTGAACCATTTGACTTTTATAGAGCAGttgttatttattaatatatcaACATATGTGAAAGTAGCAGACAAATTATCAAGTTCTCACTCGGACTTTGTGTGTCAGTGTACATGGTGTAAGATCATTGCGATGGCCGGAAGCCGGAGTCATATCGTATACTGACACACTAGGTCGGAGTGGTATAACTCTTTTATATCCCAGCTCTTCTAGactatttaaagaaagaaaacatttacGCTTCATAACATCAGTTCAGAATGACATACAATTGCCACACAATAATTATGATATAAATTGATACATTTCTACATAGTATATAAGCCCCGGATCCAATGTGTAACTATTTTGAATTAACGATGTCCAGTCGTCCTGGTAAAGAAATACGAAGCGTGCCCTAATTATCTTAACGTCTTGAGTTTGATTCCAAATCTGAAATCAGTTATGAGACGACACTACCCATACCAATAGTACTAAATGTCAATACAGAGGTTCTGATTAATGGGCTAAAGATATTTTATAACCAATGTTTATGTGATGCTTTATAGTATAAGTGTGTATGTAGCTTAcatacaaataattacattagatgtatgtttcattataatacgttattctgattggcttacTGCACATCACaagttattccgtaagcaattgcattagacaataacatttatcattcatgatgacacgaggtcccacaataaagtgcacaggtgaattaaataaatctggataaaaatcgtgttttcataatcctagctaaaaaatgtaattataagttttgaatgcttctttttgtaaatttttagggttgtaaaagcattgcCCGTGCGTacattttagaatgaagcgcctccgcgcttcatacaaaatatacttcggtcaacgcttttacaccctaataaatttacaaaaagaattcTTAATTAATGACTGTATATGTATGACGTGTATAAACGGTAATTAATTGTTCAAcgttttatattatgtttattggACTGTTGTATGAACGGTTGATTTTGTGTTTGAAGTATAAGTAAAAGAATAAAAttctgaactctgaggaaaatgcAAGACGGAAAATGTcgtatcaaattgtaaaatcaaaagctcagacaTCAAAGAAATGAATACCTGTgtgatacttttgaattattacatgcattttctgaggtaaaaatgttttttatagctagctaaactctCTCCGTATGTTATTATTTATTACGTTTGTTTGCAGTGCATACATGTAATTGGTCGATGCTGATTCTGGAGACTTTGTCTGTACATATGACTTGGGAAAGGTATGTCTGTATTAATTTTGTTACTGTGATTATTGttcattttttctatattttttggcaaaactgttgtcgttttctttttttttaccctccgcTTATTGTGTTTGAAAAGAAGAACATACTATATACAAGACCAAGTGTTACCCATGATGTCTTAATCGAGGGATCCATTCCTGCATGTTCTACCAACCATTTGGTCATTGTTAGATTTCCCAAACAAGCGGAAAAATGTAACACTGAATTACCGGTTATCTgaaataagattaaaacaaatCTTATCTGCATCCGATTTTATCTGAGCAGATGTTATTGGACTGAAACTATTTTTTTAGCAAGATACGTTTGAAGGagtgtttttatgtcttttaaaattttagaatttgtATGCTGTAGGCGTCCTTTTCTTCTGAAAGTAAACATTATTGTTCAGGAGACAAACGAAGCCCTCATTCGGGCATTCATACATTGTCTTGTACCTGTTCTACTTTTGATTAGGTTTTTGTGTCTTTACCTGTTTTCATTCTCtattaaattatatgtttttatgtgtattgtaaacaatatgaataaaaagtgTGATTACATAGCACAATAACTTTAAAGGGGGAACATTACTGTATAATATCTTTATTTGCTTAGATCGACATCACGGGTTATGATCAAAATTGGTTTAATTTAATTGTTCCAACAAATGTTTGCTGATACTCTTTCAAAACGGTCAAGATTAACATCACATACTGTATACTATTGATTCATAATATATCatctttaacaaaacaaaactgtATCAAAGAATCGTGAAAAGTATGTATGCACTGATGAGCACGATGTGACGACTTTGTATTTacgtttttaaacatttatatttctaCGAAAGAGTGGTttaagataccagaggaacattcagcTTCATAGATCAATATTAAACtaacatcgccatggctaaaaacatgtacaataaaattaacggtgcCAATTtccttgcaccagatgcgcatttcgacaatacatgtctcttaagtgatgctcgtggctactatttgaaatccaaagcttatataaaagatgaagagcgataatccaaaaggtccaaaaagtatagccaaatttggatgttattcatttatattcataaaatatgttattaatttatgtttCTGATagatgttatacatttttttttattcctttgtATTTCCAGAAAATTCTTGTCATTGATATTTCTAGAAAAGTTACAcattttaatgtataaaaatatCATTCAATCATATACCTATTTAATCATATACCTACaaggtttgttttgtttgttttctaataGATGTTAATCCTTTATAATTTAGGAAATGTCATTCATTCTTATTTTAGGAAACGTCATTcctttatatttctatatttttcattCGTACTTTGAACTGAGATTCACTGTAAAGGAataatatctaaatttaaaaaGGGAAACTATATacgaatatattttaaaattcttaCATATGAGACCTCTTTGTTACATTGTCTTCCAATTAATAATTGTACGGCCCCCAAGTGTCCGTTTGCTGCGGCCAACATTAACGCTGAAAATCCATTTATCTGAAATAATACACATAAacacaacactttataaattgtatGTGTTAATTTCTTGTGTGTATTTAACTACAACAGTAGCACTCAAGgccaaaaaaaatgtgaaaagaaCCACAACAGTTTAAAAGCTACAGGACAAGGCCCAAATCCGTATGAAGTGATTTTTTCATGAGGGAGTGAACCCTTTGTGTCGGTTTTGAATTTATAAACGGACATTTAAGGAAAATTTTAGTATAGATCATGTAAGTATAGAAGaacggaagataccagagggacagtcaaactcataaatcgaaaataaactgacaaagccatggctacaaacagacaaacaatagtacacacgacacaactaaaaaacttaagaataaacaacacgaactccaccaaacactaggggtgatctcaggtgctctggaagggtaagcagatcctgctccagatgtggtacctgtcgtgttgcttatgagataacaaatatGGTAAATAGTCCAatacggtaggtcacatttatgtgagggaaggggattgtagttacgatgtaaggaacatatccgatgtcattgatgaaacggttattccaactcgtgatggcgttcgtaaaatttacgaagggatgatttcaacttctccatttggaactcttgctttaatagcttctttgtgacaTGAAAATTCAATGATAAACAAGACAACATTATGGAGTAGACATAATCAATGTACTATATCAGATGAATAAGTGGTAAATACCGAAATAAATTATTCCTAATACATATTCTCTAGTCGAATTGT includes:
- the LOC139504418 gene encoding fibronectin type 3 and ankyrin repeat domains protein 1-like, producing the protein MADWNEKLIKAAKDGKIDDVKLSLQNGADIEYKTVNGTTACMWASWYGHVEVIRYLLDQGSNIDTQNINGFSALMLAAANGHLGAVQLLIGRQCNKEVSYITGNSVLHFSACLGNLTMTKWLVEHAGMDPSIKTSWGETPYDLARKQVYPAVTEYLQVHTCLS